The Narcine bancroftii isolate sNarBan1 chromosome 8, sNarBan1.hap1, whole genome shotgun sequence region GAAACATTGAACGTGATGTTAAACGAATTTCATTTGTAAAATTTAATAACCTCAGGAAACAACTGTTTAAAATTTTTGTTCTTGAATGTCTCACTAATATTCAAGAAGCTTCAAAGGAGGACAACCATTTTCTGTATTTACTTTCAAATCtgtgttgatgattgtcttacttcgTTAGTTTAGAAAAATAAACAATAGATCTTGATAAAGGTTTCTTCCATACGAAATTGATAAGCAACAATCGAAACGTTGTTGGCTGTTACTCCTAAGACAGGATGAGCAAAGAGACAAATCATCTTGATTTAGATTGTGACGATCTACCTGTCAAAAGATTCTAGTGGTTCAATGGTGTGTTTAATCTGCgttttgaaaatcaaaattgttttgaaggaaTAACCCTTAACAAAAAGATATATTCTTTCGATCGGAAATTCAATATACCATCCTTGGGGAAATTTGGCACAGGTTATATTAATAGTCAAGACAATTCTGCAAGCATTGTGCATATGAGAATTTGTATGGGATGAAGGTGTACCTGAATCCAGGCCTTCCATCCATTCTGGACTGTCCCTAACCAGTTTTATGCCTAGTCTACTAACCTACACCCAGACCTTAGCCTTCCATTCCCTTCCCATCTGTGTACCTTTCCAGatgtttcttaaaaattaaaagtgaGTCTTCATGCGCCACGTTAGCTGGATGttcgctccacactcccaccattctgtgtgaaatagccccccccccccccattaagatCCCAGTAAACATTTCTTTTTTCAGTCTTAACttcagtttgtatctcacctcgaTTCAGTGGGGAAATACcattctacatttattctgtctaatcctctcataattttaaaagccTCTTCTACGCTCAAGGAAAAAAAGTCTGAACCCGTTTAACTCTTCattttaactcagttcctcaagtccgggAACATCATTGTAAATCTTTTCAGCACTCTTTCTATTCTATTAATACCTTGCATCGTAATTATGTGAGCAAACCTGCAGACTATACTTTAAatgtgaaagatttaaaaagtttcTGCACTGTCCGAAACGTCTTTAATTCTTTTGTCCTTCTGCAAACCTCCTGATCCTCTGTCACACATAATCATCCAGATAATTAATTATAgaagacaaacaacaatggtcccaacactgatgcCGGAAGCTTACCACTAGTCAGAGACTTCCAGGCTGAGAATCAACCATCCACCCGCGCTTCACCCGCGCAGCCATTATCGAGCGTCTGAAACTTCGTGACTCACTCATCATTTGGGACTTCGTTCAAACCTGACAAAACACCAGGTAGAAAAAAATCCACATTCTTTCCTTTATTACCTTTCCTGGTaaactcctcaaaaaaattctAAGATTGGTAACACACAACCTACCTCGCGAAAACCCATAGATCTCTACGTCATCAGTCCCTGGCTAAATAAATGCTTGCATATCCGATCGCCAAGAATGCCTTCAGATATTCTATCTACTCCTGATATCAAGGTCTTAGGAATTTAATTTCCAGAGTTAATTTGGAACATTTTAAAACAACAACATCATGAGttgccctccaatcctccagcgcgAAACTGAAgggtaaagatattttaaaatttctaCACGTGCCTCTGAGGTTATGtcttgtcaggccctagggatttatctaTCCTTACTTGTTTTACGAAAGTTACTTTGACTGCACTGTTTGTTTTTGTTGCTCCCTCGACTCTGCGTCTGAATCTTGAGCGAATACGAATCTAACACAACTATTTAAGATCACTCACACCTCTAATTACTCGATATATATCAGCGCATTCAGATCTTCGATCGGATTAATTTTGTCCATTACAATcctttgcttttaatatacctatagaaatcCATACATCTTCACTTCACATTGTCTGACAAAGTAACCTCAAGTCTTTTAGCTTTTCTGGTTTATTTCCTGAGTTTTACTTACATTCGTTAtgttcctcaagtacctcattttctccaagATGCTCGAAGTCATACACACCTCGCTCTTTATTTtccgaaccaaattcccaatatcccgtGTGGCTACAGTACTCTTGTTCTTAACGAAGTACCATTTTGGCTGAAAAAAGTTCAATGTTTGATGCACATGTTCATTGTACagtatatatgacaataatctattGATCGTCATCCTTAACCAGGTTCGCACGAACGTTTAGACAAATTATCTTTTCCGTTCACTCCAGCTCTTTCAACTCCATTGTCTACATCCATTTAGTACGAACAACACCAACAGTTCACAGGAAATACCGAAAAGGAATTACATCTCTAAAATCCCCAAGTTCCTATCAATCCAACTAAAACTATACAGTTAAAGTTGCCTAAAGCCACAGCCCTCAAACTAGAGAGCAAGCAACTATGAACAGACAACGCTGGAGCAAAAAACTGAATCGCCTTCGTTGGGTCGAAACTGAAGCCCTTTCGCGGGGGTGAAGATATTAAACCCTTTCGCTGGGGCGAAGATCTGTACCCCAGTCACTAGGGCGAAGATCGCAACCGCTGTCGCTGGGCGAAGATCTGAACCGCTGTCGCTGGGATAAATATCTCAACCGCTCCCTCCAGGGTAAGGATCAGAATCCCTGTTGCTGGGGTTAAGATCTAAAACCCGGTCATTGGGGTACGGATCTGAACCTGTGTCGCGGGGCGAGAGAACAGAATCCCTCTCTCGGGGGATAAAACACAAACCCTGTCGCTGGAGCGCAGTCATCCACAGAAATGTGCAGTTCGGCACATCATCTCTATGTTGGCTGCCTATAAAATCATATGATTCTGCGCACTTCAATTAAGTTCAAATTCTAATTTATTTGCAACATCATATCGCTCAATAATAAGAGTTTACCTGTAAATATTCTATCAGGATATTCCTGATGTTTTATGGATGTGTAAAGAACACTGTACAAACTCTTGAGgacaatatgaacctgatgttaACCTGATCCCCAATAACCTCACTTTCAAAACGTGACACCCATAAACCTCCATTTACCTAAATCCATGTGCCAGTCGGAAAGTATTTTCAACTccctccccatgtctccttttcCGTAAGTTTCTTTCTGCATCTATTCATTTTCCCCTGACTCTTTTACCTCCGATCTGCATTCACAGAAACAAATCGCCCTTCCTATATCAATTATCGCCCAACCTTTTTTCCATATCCTATTATCATTGTTATCCTGTTGATCAGTACTGCTCCACCTGCAATTTCCTATATTCAAACGCTGCCTGCCTTTCCCTCATACCTTGAAAAGAGGGCAGGCCAAATCGTCAAAAATACATCTTAACCTGCTCTGCATGTCGAGTGGGTGGTAAGGTCAACATTTCGAGAAGACCATATTGAAGGCTGGGATGTGACAttcagcagtgtgaagagggcatgtcctgggagGTGCGTGTCGTTGAGGATAGAGGTCGCCTTCTTAAGGTACCACTTCCTCTTGATATTTTTGGATGGTATATTTAAAttacattccttcaagtgtagtTGTGTTGTTATGTCAGTGAAACGCACACTGACCACTGAGACAGTGCATATGTATTCTTCAATCTGTGAGAGGTACATTGACAAATGCGACTATATATATGCTGTTCAGACAATGAGAGGTACACAATGAGAGAGGTAACAGTGGATATGTGTTGGTCAGTCAGTGAGAGGTACACGGACCACGCTGACAGTGCAGATGGGTTGTTCAGACAATGAGAGGTACACCGACCATTGCTACAGTGTATATCTGTTGTTCTGTCAGTGAGTGGTACACTGACCACTTTGACAAGGCAGTTGTGTCTTCCAGTCAGTGGGAAGTTCTCTGACCTCTATGACAGCGCATTTGTTATGTTCACTCCGAGAGTAGTACTCTGAGCCACTGTGACAGTGAAAATGTGTGTTGTTCAGCGAGTTCATGCATTCCCTGCCAAGGATTCATTAGAGATTTTTTGTGCAGTCCGTGAGCGGCAGTCCGGTTTAGAGTTTCCTTGGCATTGTGCGTGATGACAGAACACATTTTCGTATCATATTGGAGATTAGTCATTGCCAGGAACAGGCGGTTGATTGTTGTTTTAATTAACTGTTTTGCCTCATGGCCACGTACACATCAATGTTCGAAATTGTGATTAACTGGGTTGTTTTCAATGAGATGTAACGTCACACACATTAAAGAGACATGTCATTAAACGGCAGATTTAATGATCATTGGCATTCACCTCTCTCATTCTGTACCAGGTTGGGCTGGGGATTCTACCACTTCATTTCAAGCCAGTATCCTAGATCGCTGCAGGTCCAGATACGACTCCCAAGCGTCCCATTGGTGGCACCCACCCCGGAACCCGAGCGGAACGACTGCCTCATGCCCGAGTCACGTTTATTTCCCATTATCTCTGACGCCACAACGGACGAGGGTCCGCGCTCTCAGCTCAATGTGAAACCTTTGGCTAGTTACGAATTACACCTGGAGCGCGGCCAGTCAAAGGGAGGTCGGAAAATCGCCCGTGAATATCCCACAGTTACCGGAAGATGAGTTTTAGACAATGAGATGGTAACAGGTTCACTCCAAGTCCGGGTCTGTGGTCCTGTACAATACTCAACTGGTCATGCCCGGTCCCAATGAACCAATTCACCCCGGACCCTGAAACAGACGGGAgagaaatgaggaaacaaacattAATTAGGGTCGTGTCGGGTGTTAATATTTCACAGACACTCACAGGGAACCATCCCCAGGGAAGCCCGAGGACTCACTCACCATTTACCACACGGGACATGAATACAAACACTCACCCGATCCGCTGCAGTGTCGGGAGGGACAGGATGAGGCGGTGGAGAGCGGGAACAGACCCGTAATTGAGAGGGTTTGACCGCAGTTCCAGCTCCGTCAATCAACGGTTCGTACTGAGAGTGTAGGCGAGATCTTCGGCACCAGAATGGGTGAGACCGACCCCGAACAGCCTGTAGATGAGAGAGGAAGAGGGTGAAGAACAGCGATAGACAGGATACGGTGAAAATACCCAGTGTTTATCAGCAAAGCTGGGTCAGAGACCTAGTGACAGTGAACCCAGTCTCTCACAGTCTGGTCCATTCGCCAATCTCTGAATCCCTCTGAGCCACAAACGCCAGTTTCGCTCCCGAATTTCCTGGTGCATTGCCATTCAGGTCCAGCTCCGTCAGTGATCAGATTCTTCTGAGATTGGAGGCGTGACCCTGGGCATCGGAATGTGTGATAAGGACGCTCTCCATCCTGTTGATGAGAGAACGTGAGGGTGAATACAATGGATTGGTGGATTCTAGACTGCAGTTAAAAGGAAGCAATCATATATTAATGGAACAACGAAGGGAGCTGCGTCCCAGTAAAAGAACGTAAGAGACCAGGCAGGTAGTTCATATCCCGTGTGGCCGTTCAACTCACTGACACATGCACCATTTTGGATATTGTCCATGGGGACGACCAACCAGAACCTGCCGCGGCGCCCAGGTCACTGCGGCAGTGTCCGTCATGTTAGCTAAAAGGGGAAGGGAGAAGATATTTCGCAAGCACAGATAAGTTTCTGGGAATTATTCGAAACGTCCGGGTTGTAGGTTTTCTCCCACGTTCTGGgatcaagttcatggcattctcacaGTCAATTGTTGTGTTCCTTGATGTTTTTTACGAGGGTTCATGAAATCCTGTGGAGTGCGTTCACTGTGTTTTGCGCGAAGTTGAACGACAGGAACCCTTGGGGTTTGCGgtgagaaataggaggataacggAAATTAATATGACCATAGAAATAATGCAGGAGGGAATGCTTCAGATTTCTCGATCAGTGGCCTCTCTTCCCAGGGAGGTGGAATCTTTGCTAGCGAGCAGGTTCGTCTCACaactgttggggaggggggggggggtttaatatcCTTGTGGTAGTTTGCTCCTGTTGCTTCAGGTGGTTTAAAACAGTTTGGTATGGCAATATTAATCAGAATAAGGCGGAGAAAGGGTCAAATTGTCAAATATTGTTGATGTTTTTACTATGGTCTTCGAAAGAAAGTCAGTCATGTTGGGAGCAGAAATATACTCAGTTGGAGAGTTTGAActttgtttatttcaatgcaagcaaTATCAGGAACACCTGGAACTGTAAGTGGAATTACGATGGTGTGGTATTAGAGACTTGAATTACACAAGATCAGGACTCGCTGATGCAGTTGCCTCCTATATTTTTGGAGAGGGAGAGGATGGAGGTCGTAAAAGAGGGGTGGTGGAGTAGCATTGCCAGAGCTGATGAAAGGGAGGACATTGTGGGTGGATTGTACACTGAGTCAGGGAGAGTGAAAGGCAAAATTTGGATGGAATCGATAACTGTATGATCAGAGTGAATTTAACTTCTCATAACAGGATATGTGGGGTTGAATTCATTGCTGTTCAGATTGAGAAGATCCAGGCCATCATTCAGCATCGTCTATAGGGCCCAGAATAGCCCTTGGGACCCTTAGGAATGGATAGgtagacagattttggaatgataTATAAATAATGTAGTTGTCAGTCTGGAGGTTTTTAACTTCACAAATATTAACTGGAACCCCCTTATCGGAATAAAGATAGATGTGGCAGAATTCCTAAAGAGTTCAAAGATGCATTTGTGACACAGTATGTGCTCAAGCCAACGAGAGGTGTGAagagccagttgatgaagtagacaaatacGACGTGGTCAAACAagattcatggcttttattagcataaACTTATGGAACAATAATGAAagataatgggtgcatacacaattatacccaaggggagtgcctTTAACGGTAGAGATAATGCTCAGCCAGTGTTAGTACAGAAAGGCTTGcaggaggggaaacaggcagcttagaagagattcacaaggagaggccatactggatctagtacttgGTAATGAACCAGTTTGGGTGTCAGACCTCTACGTATCAGGGTATTTTGTGAAAGCCATCACAAGTCCCTGACCTCAGTAGAGGCATGGACAAGGATAATAGTAGACCagagcttctcaacctttttctttccattcacatattactttaaatatttcctatgccataggtgctctatcaTTAGTGTAGGATTGTATATGGTGGTGTGTGCGTGGAAGTTTGAGAACTAATGTttcatcgtacctaattgactcattatgtccaGGATTTTAGAGGTGTGGagaaaataggccaatgacaacttttgaagcaaaatatttcagtcacaaatgGGTCGAGACCAgatattctcaaccttcccttcgcacTCGCATCCCACCTAAATCAACACCTAAATAATCACAGAACATTGATTACATTAGGGATACCTTAAAATGGTATGTTAGTGGTAATAAAAACGTTGAGAAACATTAGATTAGACCAAATGGTAAAGTGTCTAATTTAGCAAGGAATTGGATAATCAGGAGTTCGGAAGTGTACATTGGGAACGGATGTCCTCAGTTAAAACGCACTGACCTATTGAGGTGGCGATTTAGGCACCACTTTCGCAGAGTTGTAGATAGGTTTCTTTCATTGAGACAGGGAAATAGGTCACGATAAGGAAACCGTAATTTACAACACAGGTGAGAGCGAATTAAGAGGAAGGAAGCAAAGAGAGAGTTTAGGAAGCTAAATGCAGGAAGgattcatgagaagtatatgggaGAGATGAAAGAACTTAATAAAGAtgtaggagagctcaaaggggacaGTAGAAGATCTTTGCATGTTGGATAACGGCGTGTTCTATGTCTATGTGAAGGACAGAACGATGAAGTGACTGAAGATAGGTTCACTTAAGGATGAAGTACGCAACATATTCCTTGATGGAAAGGAGTCTGGCCAGGTCAAGAATCAGGGGTGACGAGAATACTGCTCTCTCACCTTCGGATAACTCAGCCACTTTCCCATCTTCTTCACTGTGAAGTTCCAGCTTTTTCAACTGGGTAAAAATTAATTTCTGAAACTTCCTGCTTTATTGTCAATAGCCCAAAAGCATATCCAACATTTCAAACTCTTTTATCAAAGGCTATTCCTTGATTTGCTTTAACTGAATCTTTAAACTGACAGTTATAATACGCTGACATATATTGCAAATCTGAATtgattttccacacgtttccctgaGCATTGGCGTGGATTTGATTGTATTGCATAACAGTAAttcttgaggaatattggaaaatgGACATCGATGTGATCCAGCCAAAACACTCGGAATTCACTATCAAATAATACAATATTCAAGtgtgtatattttaaaataaaaagtatcAATGATTGGAAATATGAAATGGAGTGTAGTCATATGTGCTTCCCCTGTGCATCCAGACTCCCAGTTGATTTCACCACTTACGCTAGATTTATCCATTAGTCCATGTGGT contains the following coding sequences:
- the LOC138740963 gene encoding uncharacterized protein isoform X2, with translation MSKCISRYLVAMAAADVIVVVIEDIFYQIVHVYTYNWLDKCYMRRNHHAIIPSAIRYARHHFDSSKDGERPYHTFRCPGSRLQSQKNLITDGAGPEWQCTRKFGSETGVCGSEGFRDWRMDQTVRDWVHCH
- the LOC138740963 gene encoding uncharacterized protein isoform X4, which encodes MTSFEEVCYPIIEVIGVPGYMRRNHHAIIPSAIRYARHHFDSSKDGERPYHTFRCPGSRLQSQKNLITDGAGPEWQCTRKFGSETGVCGSEGFRDWRMDQTVRDWVHCH